From one Candidatus Rhodoluna planktonica genomic stretch:
- a CDS encoding twin-arginine translocase TatA/TatE family subunit: MRLNGWEWIIILVIVLLLWGGPKLPGLAKSLAQSMRVFKKEIRTDDAAKPEAPAESESDSAK, from the coding sequence ATGAGACTTAATGGCTGGGAATGGATCATCATTCTGGTTATCGTGTTGCTACTCTGGGGTGGCCCAAAGCTTCCTGGTCTTGCCAAGAGCCTTGCTCAGTCGATGCGAGTGTTCAAGAAAGAAATTAGAACTGATGACGCCGCGAAGCCTGAGGCTCCAGCCGAATCAGAATCAGACTCTGCAAAGTAG
- a CDS encoding tRNA (adenine-N1)-methyltransferase translates to MAKKKALLPTGPFRAGDRVQLTGPKGRLNTITLVSGASFGTHKGDIKHDDIIGQPEGSVIRNHNGVEYLAFRPLLSDFVLSMPRGAAIIYPKDSAQIVTMGDIFPGARVVEAGVGSGALSMYLLRAIGPDGRLDSFERREEFADVAAANVETNLGVVPENWQIHLGDLQDQLPAKVKPGEADRVILDMLAPWECIEVSAEALVPGGLIIAYVATVTQLSRFTEALRETGQFAEPEAWESLVRGWHLQGLAVRPEHRMIAHTAFLVTARRLAPGTTLPNLKNLKKKPEFSDEDMSVWNPEHLGIKEASAKKLRRTIKNAQTAAAAKSSQNLED, encoded by the coding sequence ATGGCAAAAAAGAAAGCTTTACTTCCTACCGGGCCGTTTAGGGCCGGTGATCGAGTGCAGCTCACCGGGCCCAAAGGCAGACTCAACACCATTACCTTGGTTTCCGGAGCAAGTTTTGGCACCCACAAGGGTGACATCAAACACGATGACATTATTGGTCAGCCCGAAGGTTCAGTGATTAGAAACCATAACGGGGTAGAGTACTTAGCCTTTCGTCCCCTGTTGAGCGATTTCGTGCTGTCCATGCCTCGCGGTGCGGCAATCATTTATCCAAAAGATTCGGCACAGATTGTCACGATGGGAGACATTTTCCCGGGTGCCCGCGTAGTCGAAGCTGGAGTGGGTTCAGGTGCCTTGAGCATGTATTTGCTGCGCGCGATTGGGCCGGATGGTCGACTCGATTCGTTCGAGCGACGCGAAGAATTTGCCGATGTAGCTGCGGCTAACGTCGAGACTAATCTCGGCGTGGTCCCCGAAAATTGGCAGATTCACCTCGGTGATTTGCAAGACCAACTGCCGGCAAAAGTGAAGCCGGGGGAGGCCGATAGAGTAATTCTCGATATGTTGGCACCGTGGGAGTGCATCGAAGTAAGCGCTGAAGCACTAGTTCCCGGCGGTCTGATAATTGCCTACGTTGCCACTGTTACACAGCTTTCACGCTTCACCGAGGCACTCAGAGAAACCGGCCAATTTGCCGAACCAGAAGCTTGGGAATCGCTGGTCCGAGGCTGGCACCTTCAAGGCTTGGCGGTTCGCCCAGAGCACCGCATGATCGCCCACACGGCTTTCTTGGTAACTGCACGCAGACTTGCCCCAGGGACTACCTTGCCTAACCTAAAAAACCTGAAGAAAAAACCGGAATTTAGCGATGAGGATATGTCGGTCTGGAACCCGGAACATCTCGGTATCAAAGAAGCGAGTGCAAAGAAACTGAGAAGAACTATAAAGAATGCCCAAACCGCGGCAGCCGCCAAATCAAGTCAAAATCTCGAAGACTAG
- a CDS encoding HAD family hydrolase — MFGKKLPAAVLWDMDGTLVDSEPYWLLSEKNLAAEHSKEWTEQDGLDLVGMSLYDSSKIIKSKLASEMHPDEIMHNLTDSVVSHLQREIPWRPGALELLSELKKKGVKTALVTMSLRRMALAVADSVGFEAFDVVVAGDDVRNGKPHPEPYLKAAELLGVEPQDCIAFEDSITGLRSAETAGTIAVGVENIVPIPPAEGRIVWRTLAGVKVSDLRRLFK, encoded by the coding sequence ATGTTTGGAAAAAAACTTCCGGCAGCAGTGCTTTGGGACATGGACGGCACTCTGGTCGATTCAGAGCCGTACTGGCTTCTTTCTGAGAAAAACCTGGCCGCAGAGCACAGCAAGGAATGGACCGAGCAAGACGGCCTCGACCTGGTTGGAATGAGTCTCTACGACTCTTCAAAAATTATTAAGTCCAAACTAGCCAGCGAAATGCATCCTGATGAAATCATGCACAACTTGACTGACTCAGTTGTCAGTCACCTACAGCGCGAAATTCCTTGGCGCCCAGGAGCTCTAGAACTTCTAAGTGAGCTCAAAAAGAAGGGTGTCAAAACAGCGTTGGTAACAATGTCTCTGCGCCGAATGGCCCTGGCGGTAGCCGACTCTGTCGGGTTCGAAGCCTTTGATGTAGTGGTTGCCGGCGACGACGTCAGAAATGGAAAACCACATCCTGAACCGTATCTAAAGGCTGCGGAACTGCTCGGAGTTGAACCGCAAGACTGCATTGCTTTTGAAGATTCGATCACTGGCCTGAGATCAGCCGAGACGGCTGGCACCATAGCAGTGGGCGTTGAAAACATTGTTCCTATTCCTCCTGCCGAAGGCAGGATTGTTTGGCGAACTCTGGCCGGCGTTAAAGTCTCCGACCTAAGAAGATTGTTCAAGTGA
- a CDS encoding FKBP-type peptidyl-prolyl cis-trans isomerase encodes MKKIFATLSIPALVLALSGCAGAATTESAYQALPSVCEAAPAGNNAKQIKLADESASKPEVKFPTPLNSDVTEIVQLKAGDGLEIKGGQLVDVDFIAYNGSNNEELQSSSFNGADPASLFVKSGETPDFCSALVGQKVGATVAVLFPPKDAHGGAGIPDFGLGAEDAMIFVLKISNAWLPRALGADQPAQAGFPTVIKSTDGIPGINTPSGDAPAELKVETLIQGSGDAIAEGDTAIVHYSGFLWSDGTKFDSSWDRGQPAEFEVASGSLIDGFVDALVGAKVGSQVVAVIPPQLGYGDQDNGSIPANSTLIFVVDVLGIRK; translated from the coding sequence GTGAAAAAAATATTTGCCACCCTTTCGATACCAGCTCTTGTCCTGGCTCTGAGCGGATGTGCCGGCGCCGCCACAACCGAATCTGCCTATCAAGCCTTGCCTTCGGTGTGCGAGGCTGCTCCTGCTGGAAACAATGCCAAACAAATCAAATTGGCCGACGAATCAGCATCGAAGCCTGAGGTTAAGTTCCCGACGCCACTGAATTCGGATGTCACCGAAATTGTGCAGTTGAAAGCTGGAGACGGTCTAGAAATTAAGGGCGGGCAACTCGTCGACGTTGACTTCATTGCCTACAACGGCAGCAACAATGAAGAGCTGCAATCTTCAAGCTTCAACGGGGCCGATCCAGCCAGCCTCTTCGTCAAGAGCGGTGAGACACCAGATTTTTGCTCAGCACTAGTTGGTCAAAAAGTTGGCGCAACGGTTGCGGTCCTTTTCCCACCTAAAGATGCTCATGGCGGCGCCGGTATCCCAGACTTTGGTCTGGGTGCTGAAGATGCCATGATCTTCGTTCTCAAGATTTCAAATGCATGGCTACCGAGAGCCTTGGGTGCTGACCAGCCAGCTCAGGCCGGTTTTCCAACCGTAATCAAGAGCACAGATGGTATTCCAGGAATCAACACCCCTAGCGGTGATGCACCTGCAGAACTCAAAGTTGAAACCTTGATTCAGGGTTCAGGCGATGCTATCGCCGAAGGTGATACCGCAATCGTGCACTACTCAGGATTCTTGTGGTCAGATGGCACCAAATTCGATTCCTCTTGGGATCGTGGGCAACCTGCCGAGTTCGAGGTTGCGAGCGGATCTTTGATCGACGGTTTTGTGGATGCATTGGTTGGCGCCAAGGTTGGTTCGCAGGTTGTTGCAGTAATTCCACCTCAACTCGGCTACGGTGATCAGGACAACGGTTCGATTCCTGCAAACTCAACCTTGATCTTCGTCGTTGACGTTCTTGGAATTCGCAAATAA
- the lnt gene encoding apolipoprotein N-acyltransferase encodes MTVKLVLVRLAIAVSGGVLSSLAMPRENIWPLIFVSVAALVYSTKDLNIWSALIVGFGGGFAFYVTQIEWMSLYLGPVPLLALSFLEAVIFAIGLMVSAQVWQFLEKTLNFKPAVKNLAVSAALATVFTAREWVAISMPYGGFPWSRLAQTQSDSPLADLVFFGGLGFLSWVVAFISVSLLLLVITGKFRITNHSPNLAIAVSLVVISLIFTPAVTSENGSLKLAAVQGNANAGLFANPVRGSILQNHLDAAANLSTEDKLDLVVWPENASDLNPLSNSAARQRITDFVDKQVQTPLVFGTITARGENLYNSSLLWRPNLGPTDWYDKKRPVPFAEFVPDRDFWYSLAPDLVGLISRGYSFGERDGIFELTPGQQVGSLICFEIAIDEIGRSLVADGAQLILSQTNNADFGFSDETYQQFAFARLRAIETGRSIVNISTVGVSGIIDASGKVTQQLPAFEPGVMIAEVPLRESKTPAFFIAAPFDLANNLGALLLLGFSVFSKLRRRR; translated from the coding sequence GTGACTGTAAAGTTAGTTTTAGTTCGTTTGGCAATAGCGGTATCCGGTGGTGTTCTATCCTCTCTGGCTATGCCTCGAGAAAACATCTGGCCGCTAATCTTCGTGTCGGTCGCGGCTCTGGTCTACTCAACTAAAGACCTAAATATTTGGTCGGCCCTAATCGTCGGGTTTGGCGGGGGATTCGCATTTTACGTAACTCAAATCGAGTGGATGAGTTTGTACCTTGGTCCGGTACCGCTGCTAGCGCTTTCATTTTTAGAGGCTGTCATTTTTGCCATCGGCCTCATGGTTTCTGCACAGGTTTGGCAGTTCCTAGAGAAAACACTGAATTTTAAACCAGCCGTAAAGAACCTCGCTGTTTCGGCGGCATTGGCAACAGTTTTTACAGCTCGCGAATGGGTAGCGATTTCAATGCCCTACGGCGGTTTTCCATGGTCACGGCTGGCCCAGACGCAGTCCGACAGCCCTCTGGCAGATTTGGTCTTCTTTGGCGGCCTTGGGTTTCTCTCCTGGGTGGTTGCATTCATCTCGGTTAGTTTGCTGCTGTTGGTGATTACCGGAAAATTTAGGATCACGAATCATTCACCAAACCTCGCAATCGCAGTTTCATTGGTTGTAATCAGTCTGATTTTCACACCTGCGGTGACTTCAGAAAACGGTTCACTCAAACTGGCTGCAGTTCAAGGAAACGCCAATGCCGGATTATTTGCTAACCCGGTTCGGGGAAGCATCTTGCAGAATCACTTGGATGCGGCAGCAAATTTGAGTACTGAAGACAAACTCGATCTCGTTGTCTGGCCAGAGAATGCTTCGGATCTGAATCCGCTTTCAAACTCAGCGGCCCGACAGAGAATCACCGATTTTGTCGATAAGCAAGTTCAGACACCGCTAGTTTTTGGAACTATTACCGCCAGGGGAGAGAACCTGTACAACAGCTCCTTGCTCTGGCGACCAAACCTTGGCCCAACCGACTGGTACGACAAGAAACGCCCAGTGCCTTTTGCTGAATTCGTGCCCGATCGAGACTTTTGGTACAGCCTGGCCCCTGACCTGGTTGGGCTAATTTCACGCGGTTACAGCTTCGGTGAGCGAGATGGCATCTTTGAACTTACCCCGGGGCAACAGGTGGGTTCGCTAATTTGTTTTGAGATTGCCATCGACGAAATCGGTCGTTCTTTGGTTGCTGATGGTGCTCAACTGATTTTGTCCCAGACCAATAATGCAGACTTTGGATTCAGCGACGAAACCTACCAGCAATTTGCTTTTGCCAGACTGCGGGCGATTGAAACTGGTCGATCCATCGTAAATATTTCAACCGTTGGGGTATCTGGAATCATCGATGCCTCGGGAAAGGTCACCCAACAGCTACCTGCCTTCGAGCCTGGTGTCATGATTGCTGAAGTGCCTTTGCGTGAATCAAAAACTCCCGCGTTCTTTATAGCCGCACCCTTTGATTTGGCCAACAATCTAGGTGCACTTCTTCTTCTAGGATTTTCAGTCTTCAGCAAACTCCGGAGGCGTCGTTGA
- a CDS encoding helix-turn-helix transcriptional regulator → MGSEANKSERLLQLTSALLYSKRGLTRKELFFAIDGYHSDAADEASIQRKFERDKADLRNLGIQIKTIDATDEGEDQRYLIAADTFSWPKGVELTPHQLQLLELAAAAWSKASISTEVNQGLVKIKSLGVVPAENNLIGVLPSIRTPEPAFAPLMKAIEYSVEVSFRYRRADGEIKLRRVQPWRLHNIDGQWMLVSFDLEEGQVRNFLLKRIVSRIFLPPANQEAQFRFEAPDEKSVTAAINDLAEFASKNLATLRIRRDTAAWLHFGIESPNDQEEISVNYMDLALLAEQLSDFIFDLEVLAPEELRKTLREGFERLAVEHG, encoded by the coding sequence GTGGGCAGTGAAGCAAATAAATCTGAGCGGTTGCTGCAGCTAACCTCAGCACTGCTTTACTCAAAACGTGGACTAACTCGTAAAGAGTTGTTTTTCGCGATTGATGGTTACCACTCAGACGCGGCAGACGAGGCTTCGATTCAACGAAAGTTCGAGCGAGACAAAGCTGACCTGCGCAACCTCGGAATTCAGATAAAAACGATTGATGCCACCGATGAGGGCGAAGACCAAAGATACCTAATTGCCGCGGATACTTTCAGCTGGCCAAAAGGTGTTGAGCTAACCCCACATCAATTGCAACTGTTAGAACTTGCTGCGGCGGCTTGGTCCAAAGCGTCGATTTCAACCGAGGTAAATCAGGGCCTGGTAAAAATCAAGTCTTTGGGTGTAGTCCCTGCCGAAAACAACCTGATCGGTGTGCTACCAAGCATTCGAACTCCAGAACCGGCTTTCGCTCCGCTGATGAAGGCCATCGAGTACTCTGTCGAGGTTTCTTTTCGTTATCGTCGCGCTGACGGCGAAATCAAGTTGCGTCGAGTTCAACCCTGGCGATTGCACAACATAGATGGCCAGTGGATGCTGGTCTCATTTGACCTTGAAGAGGGTCAGGTTAGGAATTTTCTACTGAAACGAATCGTTTCTCGTATCTTCCTTCCGCCGGCAAACCAGGAAGCCCAATTTCGGTTTGAAGCCCCTGATGAAAAATCCGTAACGGCGGCAATCAACGATTTGGCAGAATTTGCTAGCAAAAATCTGGCTACTCTGCGAATCCGCCGAGACACCGCAGCCTGGCTTCATTTCGGTATCGAATCGCCAAATGACCAGGAGGAGATTTCAGTCAATTACATGGACTTAGCGCTGTTGGCCGAGCAGCTAAGTGATTTCATCTTCGACCTTGAGGTGCTTGCGCCTGAAGAGCTGCGTAAAACCCTGCGCGAAGGTTTCGAGCGTCTGGCGGTCGAACATGGCTAA
- a CDS encoding DEAD/DEAH box helicase, with product MSTKNWDDLSPAERLRLSKIKSKTSSLNSFTDLLDFPLDDFQERACLSLASGKGVLVAAPTGAGKTIVGEFAIHLAVEKNLKVFYTTPIKALSNQKYAELSKRYGPDRVGLLTGDSNQNSDAQIVVMTTEVLRNMIYANSDALINLGFVVMDEVHYLADRFRGAVWEEVILHLPKDVKIVSLSATVSNAEEFGAWLEEVRGETDIIVSEVRPVPLNQHVLFTDELLDLFQEGDPQNRVNPELASRHAQKLRLPINKTAQNFRSGKSKSRSDSHRQHQARIERLTKPEVVELLDEANLLPAIFFIFSRAGCESAVTACLARGVRLTTTEEKQQIRRIVEEKTYNIADEDLATLGYFEWLNALERGVAAHHAGMLPAFKEVVEELFLRKLVKVVFATETLALGINMPARTVVLERLDKFNGEGRVQITPGEYTQLTGRAGRRGIDTEGHSVILWSANLDPNIVAGLASKRTYPLISPFRPTYNMAVNLIDAFGRERARQVLETSFAQFQADRSVVGLARGIREKETSLAGYAESMKCHLGDFASYAKIRRDISDLEKEIASSRIRSVKGKDIRQNKGRHLQERNLVRLKQELRAHPCHQCQEREAHARWGERWHKLNRELQATLDQIEGRTNQVARTFDRICDLLAELGYIRAVGDDFEVLAEGALLAKIYGERDLLVAECISKRIWDGLDAANLAAMAAALVYEARRDEEWEPRIPRGNFGEVLATTEEIWYELEHVAKRHKLRSSSPLDLGISLAIHRWATGARLDSVLESADLLPGDFIRWTKQIIDLLDQISQCAEGTLAETAKSAVDKVKRGIVAYSYYG from the coding sequence TTGTCGACTAAAAACTGGGATGACTTATCACCCGCCGAACGACTTCGCCTATCAAAGATCAAATCAAAAACTAGTTCGCTGAACAGTTTCACCGATCTGCTCGATTTTCCTCTGGATGACTTTCAGGAACGAGCATGTCTTTCGCTGGCTAGCGGAAAAGGTGTCTTAGTAGCCGCACCAACTGGCGCCGGCAAAACAATCGTCGGCGAGTTTGCCATCCATCTTGCCGTTGAGAAGAACCTCAAGGTTTTCTACACCACCCCAATCAAGGCTCTGAGCAATCAAAAATACGCCGAGCTAAGCAAAAGATATGGCCCTGACCGGGTGGGGTTACTTACGGGTGACAGTAATCAAAATTCAGACGCACAAATCGTGGTGATGACCACAGAGGTGCTTCGAAACATGATTTACGCGAACTCAGATGCTCTTATCAATCTGGGATTCGTGGTCATGGACGAAGTTCACTACCTAGCTGACCGGTTTAGGGGAGCGGTGTGGGAAGAAGTCATTCTGCATCTCCCCAAAGATGTCAAGATTGTCTCGCTGTCGGCCACGGTTTCCAATGCAGAAGAATTCGGAGCCTGGCTGGAGGAGGTTCGTGGTGAAACCGACATCATTGTTTCAGAAGTACGACCCGTTCCACTAAATCAGCACGTTCTTTTCACAGATGAGCTACTTGACCTGTTTCAAGAAGGCGACCCGCAAAATCGTGTGAACCCAGAACTAGCTAGTCGACATGCTCAAAAACTTCGATTGCCGATCAACAAAACTGCGCAAAATTTCCGTTCGGGGAAATCAAAATCGCGCTCGGATAGCCATCGCCAACATCAAGCGCGAATTGAAAGGCTCACCAAGCCTGAAGTTGTGGAATTGCTCGACGAGGCGAACCTATTACCCGCAATCTTCTTTATCTTTTCTCGCGCCGGCTGTGAGAGTGCGGTGACCGCCTGTCTTGCCCGAGGTGTGCGACTCACCACAACGGAAGAAAAGCAACAGATTAGGCGCATAGTCGAAGAAAAAACCTACAACATCGCTGATGAAGATTTGGCGACGCTTGGTTACTTTGAGTGGCTGAATGCACTGGAGCGAGGCGTTGCTGCGCATCATGCCGGAATGCTGCCAGCTTTCAAGGAGGTTGTCGAAGAACTTTTCTTGCGGAAACTGGTCAAGGTGGTTTTTGCCACCGAAACCCTGGCACTAGGCATCAACATGCCTGCAAGAACGGTAGTGCTAGAGCGGCTGGATAAATTCAACGGCGAAGGGCGTGTGCAAATCACGCCGGGGGAGTACACCCAATTAACCGGTCGCGCTGGTCGACGCGGAATCGATACCGAGGGCCACTCGGTGATTCTATGGAGCGCCAATCTCGATCCCAACATCGTTGCCGGATTGGCCAGCAAAAGAACCTATCCGCTGATCAGCCCGTTTAGGCCGACCTACAACATGGCGGTCAATCTGATCGACGCATTTGGCCGAGAGCGGGCCCGACAGGTTCTCGAAACATCATTTGCCCAGTTTCAAGCCGACCGATCAGTGGTGGGGTTGGCCCGAGGAATCCGCGAAAAAGAAACCTCATTGGCCGGCTACGCAGAATCAATGAAGTGCCATCTCGGTGACTTTGCCAGCTACGCGAAAATTCGACGTGACATTTCCGATTTAGAGAAGGAAATAGCCTCCAGCCGGATCCGCTCGGTTAAGGGTAAAGATATTCGACAGAACAAAGGTCGCCATCTTCAAGAACGAAATCTGGTTCGGCTAAAGCAAGAGTTGCGGGCACATCCCTGTCATCAGTGTCAGGAACGCGAGGCGCATGCTAGATGGGGTGAACGTTGGCATAAGCTAAACCGCGAACTTCAAGCAACGCTCGATCAAATTGAAGGTCGAACAAACCAGGTTGCTCGCACCTTCGATCGAATCTGCGATCTGCTAGCTGAACTGGGGTACATCAGAGCTGTCGGTGACGATTTCGAGGTCTTAGCCGAAGGGGCTTTACTGGCAAAAATTTACGGTGAACGTGATCTCCTAGTTGCCGAATGCATTTCAAAAAGAATCTGGGATGGGCTCGATGCAGCGAACCTAGCCGCCATGGCTGCTGCTCTGGTTTATGAGGCGCGGCGAGATGAAGAATGGGAACCGCGAATACCGAGAGGTAATTTCGGTGAGGTTCTAGCCACGACAGAAGAAATTTGGTACGAGCTTGAGCATGTGGCCAAACGCCACAAACTGAGAAGCAGCAGCCCTCTAGACCTGGGTATATCGCTTGCCATCCACCGCTGGGCCACCGGGGCGCGGCTAGACTCCGTGCTCGAATCGGCAGACCTACTACCGGGCGATTTCATCCGATGGACCAAGCAAATCATTGATCTGCTCGATCAAATTTCTCAGTGTGCCGAAGGCACGCTCGCCGAAACAGCCAAATCTGCGGTTGACAAGGTGAAGCGCGGAATCGTGGCCTACTCCTACTACGGCTAA
- a CDS encoding helix-turn-helix transcriptional regulator yields the protein MAKVKSLNSDERFNFMLSLVGYLGHNPDAPISQVAELFKVSEAEIRTVIRMLNELEVYAGSWLQSPFYIDVDAADEGILRLVNNDFESDAPVLSTRQISAIAAGLDYLAQLEFFANDGELKELQGLLSAGKTSELQSKVAIVPGSIEESTELLRQSIIQGRSVSCEYINSHGEHSHRILDCLRIDLNPDGRYLRAWCHNSKELKTFRLDRMRSIRILEEKAEKTLADFDEISSSTYIPGEFDTEVELELEPEAYVLAANYSTVAEPTEGNSLRITIRVGKLSNVAKLVARFQGKAKVIGPEAAREYVADYARRALATLAAQGQDDKN from the coding sequence ATGGCTAAGGTCAAATCGTTGAACTCGGATGAGCGATTTAACTTCATGTTGTCGCTAGTTGGTTATCTGGGTCACAATCCGGATGCGCCAATCAGTCAAGTTGCTGAATTGTTCAAAGTCTCTGAAGCGGAGATTAGAACGGTTATTCGCATGCTCAACGAACTTGAGGTTTACGCCGGATCTTGGCTGCAAAGCCCTTTTTACATCGATGTTGATGCAGCCGACGAGGGTATCTTGCGGTTGGTCAATAATGATTTTGAATCTGACGCTCCAGTCCTTTCGACCCGCCAGATTTCAGCGATTGCGGCTGGCCTTGACTATTTAGCCCAACTTGAATTCTTTGCCAACGATGGTGAACTGAAAGAGCTGCAGGGCCTGCTAAGCGCTGGCAAAACTAGTGAACTGCAGTCGAAGGTTGCTATCGTCCCAGGCTCGATCGAAGAATCAACCGAACTGTTGCGGCAATCAATCATTCAGGGACGCTCAGTTTCGTGTGAGTACATCAACAGTCACGGTGAACATTCGCACCGGATTTTAGACTGTTTGCGAATCGATTTGAACCCTGATGGTCGTTACTTGAGGGCCTGGTGCCACAATAGTAAAGAGTTGAAAACTTTTCGTTTAGATCGAATGCGTTCGATTCGAATACTCGAAGAAAAAGCTGAAAAAACTCTGGCTGATTTTGATGAAATCTCATCCTCAACCTACATCCCTGGCGAGTTCGACACCGAAGTAGAGCTTGAGTTAGAGCCGGAGGCCTACGTTTTGGCAGCGAATTACTCGACTGTTGCTGAGCCCACCGAAGGCAATAGTCTTCGAATTACCATTCGGGTTGGCAAACTCTCAAACGTGGCCAAACTGGTAGCTCGTTTTCAAGGGAAAGCCAAGGTTATCGGCCCGGAGGCCGCTCGCGAATATGTCGCTGACTACGCTCGACGTGCATTGGCAACTTTGGCTGCTCAAGGGCAGGACGACAAAAATTAA
- a CDS encoding proteasome assembly chaperone family protein — MGSFFSGRTLIVAFEGWNDAGEAASGAAKFLAQAINAEVVASVDPEEYYDFQFNRPTVSFGESGERVLSWPTTEFCIPGSNSDSSISALSLLVGTEPSRRWKSFTAEILEMIQDREIEKVLFLGAMLADVPHTRPISIVATSQNASAREILGIEKSQYEGPVGILSVLGLALEAEGIATVALWASVPHYVHNAPSPKATLALLIEVERYLGIQFDHGQLADEAFAWERGIDEIAQNDEEMANYILQLENNSDEAATIEQSANQLAAEFEEFLRSNDGVAKDVDTRPDSDSND; from the coding sequence ATGGGTTCATTTTTTTCCGGCAGAACGCTGATAGTAGCTTTCGAAGGCTGGAACGATGCCGGCGAGGCTGCTTCAGGTGCTGCAAAGTTCCTGGCTCAGGCCATCAATGCCGAAGTTGTAGCATCGGTCGATCCAGAGGAATACTACGATTTCCAATTCAACAGGCCAACTGTCTCGTTCGGTGAGTCAGGCGAACGAGTTTTATCCTGGCCAACAACCGAGTTTTGTATTCCGGGTTCAAACTCTGACAGTTCAATTTCAGCGCTGAGTCTTTTGGTGGGCACCGAACCATCGAGACGTTGGAAAAGCTTTACCGCTGAAATTCTTGAAATGATTCAAGATCGAGAGATTGAGAAAGTTCTGTTTCTCGGTGCCATGCTGGCAGATGTGCCCCACACCAGACCTATTTCAATCGTCGCAACCAGCCAGAATGCGAGTGCCCGCGAGATTTTGGGCATTGAAAAAAGCCAGTACGAAGGTCCGGTTGGCATCTTGTCTGTCTTAGGTCTGGCACTTGAGGCAGAGGGAATAGCCACTGTTGCGCTGTGGGCCTCGGTGCCACATTACGTGCACAACGCGCCTTCGCCTAAAGCAACTCTGGCGCTGCTCATCGAAGTTGAACGATATTTGGGGATTCAATTCGATCACGGCCAATTAGCTGATGAGGCTTTTGCTTGGGAACGTGGGATTGATGAAATCGCGCAAAATGACGAGGAAATGGCAAACTACATCTTGCAGTTAGAGAACAACAGCGATGAGGCAGCCACCATTGAACAGAGCGCCAATCAGCTTGCTGCAGAGTTCGAAGAGTTTTTGCGAAGTAATGACGGTGTGGCCAAGGATGTTGACACTAGACCCGACTCTGACAGCAACGATTAA
- the tatC gene encoding twin-arginine translocase subunit TatC: MSLGQHLIEFRNRLFVSAIFVFAGAIGGWFLFDPIFQILQAPIVELAAEEGVNATVNFGTVVSAFDVRLQVSIFIGVIGTSPVWLYNIWAFITPGLKKRERRYTLAFVFTALPLFATGVALAWISLPGFVRTLIGFTPEGSANVINASEYILFTLRILLVFGIAFVLPVVLVLLNFASIITAKNIVNSWRLAVFVIALVAALATPTADPMSMFLIMIPLIILYFAAAGIAAINDKRRAKTMSEYDFDLDENLVD; this comes from the coding sequence ATGAGCCTCGGGCAACATCTAATCGAATTTCGCAATCGCCTGTTCGTCTCTGCGATTTTCGTTTTTGCCGGGGCTATCGGTGGTTGGTTTCTTTTCGACCCAATTTTTCAGATCCTTCAGGCACCAATCGTTGAGTTGGCAGCCGAAGAGGGAGTGAACGCAACCGTAAACTTTGGCACGGTGGTGTCCGCTTTTGACGTCAGGCTTCAAGTCTCGATTTTTATCGGGGTAATAGGAACCAGCCCCGTTTGGCTTTACAACATCTGGGCCTTCATCACCCCTGGCCTGAAGAAGCGTGAGCGCCGCTACACCCTTGCCTTTGTGTTCACTGCTTTACCACTATTTGCGACCGGAGTAGCGCTTGCCTGGATTTCCCTTCCGGGCTTCGTCCGAACACTTATTGGCTTCACCCCTGAAGGCAGCGCAAACGTAATTAATGCCAGCGAGTACATTCTTTTCACACTGAGAATTTTGTTGGTCTTTGGAATCGCCTTCGTTCTGCCAGTGGTTCTTGTTTTGCTCAACTTCGCCAGCATCATCACTGCAAAAAATATTGTCAATTCTTGGCGTCTGGCGGTTTTTGTTATCGCTCTCGTTGCTGCACTTGCGACACCGACAGCAGATCCGATGTCAATGTTCCTGATCATGATTCCGCTCATCATTCTCTATTTTGCAGCAGCCGGAATCGCAGCCATAAACGACAAACGACGAGCGAAAACTATGTCCGAATATGATTTTGATTTAGACGAAAACCTTGTCGACTAA